The following are encoded in a window of Actinomyces oris genomic DNA:
- a CDS encoding adenylate kinase: protein MSARMVLLGPPGAGKGTQAARIAERLGIPAISTGDIFRANVAGATELGTQAKAYMDKGEYVPDSITNAMVADRIAQADCENGFLLDGYPRTTAQVGELDSMLKASGLALDVVVEITADAEAVVARLLKRAGEQGRADDTEPVIRRRLEVYAESTAPLADLYAERDLLVQVDGMGEIDVVTGRIMEALASRGITGS from the coding sequence ATGAGCGCACGCATGGTTCTTCTCGGTCCCCCCGGAGCGGGTAAGGGCACCCAGGCCGCCCGGATCGCCGAGCGCCTGGGCATCCCGGCCATCTCCACCGGAGACATCTTCCGCGCCAACGTCGCCGGCGCCACCGAGCTCGGCACCCAGGCCAAGGCCTACATGGACAAGGGCGAGTACGTCCCCGACTCCATCACCAACGCCATGGTCGCTGACCGCATCGCCCAGGCCGACTGCGAGAACGGATTCCTCCTGGACGGCTACCCGCGCACCACCGCGCAGGTCGGCGAGCTCGACTCCATGCTGAAGGCCTCGGGCCTGGCCCTCGACGTCGTCGTCGAGATTACCGCCGACGCTGAGGCCGTCGTCGCCCGCCTGCTCAAGCGGGCCGGCGAGCAGGGGCGGGCCGACGACACCGAGCCCGTCATCCGCCGCCGCCTCGAGGTCTACGCCGAGTCCACCGCGCCGCTGGCCGATCTCTACGCCGAGCGCGACCTGCTCGTCCAGGTCGACGGCATGGGCGAGATCGATGTCGTCACCGGCCGCATCATGGAGGCCCTCGCCTCCCGCGGCATCACCGGCTCCTGA